A single genomic interval of Rhododendron vialii isolate Sample 1 chromosome 3a, ASM3025357v1 harbors:
- the LOC131318536 gene encoding ABC transporter G family member 22-like isoform X1 gives MPFVLFRTSFYDRVSGPTCLISCLWPCGWFCDCIERKEKMEKSNSTSSGILRTKSDQLVETVMAALKSPAASSDAPGGAETTGGGSGVLSRKSSKRLATAASPGRSGGSTSKNTHIRKSRSAQLKLDVDEVSSGAALSRASSASLGFSFSFTGFVPPDEVADMMPFSDDDMIPEDLEAGTRKMKIQAEPTLPIYLKFTEVTYKVILKGMTSTVEKDILNGISGSVSPGEVLALMGPSGSGKTTLLSLLGGRLREPTPGGLVTYNDQPYSKFLKSRIGFVTQDDVLFPHLTVKETLRYAALLRLPKTLAKEEKEKRAIDVICELGLERCQDTMIGGSFVRGVSGGERKRVCIGNEIIINPSLLFLDEPTSGLDSTTALRIVEILHDIAEAGKTVITTIHQPSSRLFHKFDKLILLGKGSLLYFGKASEAMVYFSSIGCSPLIAMNPAEFLLDLANGNINDVSIPSELEDKVQMENSEAETRNGKPSPAVVHEYLVEAYETRVADDEKKKLMVPLPIEEELKSKMHTSKREWGASWWEQFSILFRRGLKERRHDYFSWLRITQVLTTAVILGLLWWQSDSDSPKDLRDQAGLLFFISVFWGFFPVFTAIFTFPQERAMLNKERAADMYRISAYFVARTSSDIPLDLLMPVLFLVIVYFMAGLRKSAGPFFLTMLTVFLCIVAAQGLGLAIGATLMDLKRATTLASVTVMTFMLAGGYFVKNVPVFISWLRYLSFNYHTYKLLLKVQYGNITPAVDGVKIDSCLTEVCALLAMVVGYRLLAYLSLRRRKL, from the exons ATGCCATTTGTCTTATTTCGTACCTCTTTTTATGACCGGGTGTCCGGACCAACCTGTCTGATTTCATGCTTGTGGCCTTGTGGGTGGTTTTGTGACTGCATAGAACGGAAGGAGAAAATGGAGAAATCAAACTCCACTTCATCAGGGATACTAAGGACCAAGTCAGACCAACTAGTGGAGACGGTAATGGCGGCGTTGAAGTCGCCGGCAGCATCAAGTGACGCGCCCGGAGGGGCCGAAACAACAGGCGGCGGCAGCGGAGTGCTATCGAGGAAGTCCAGCAAGAGACTGGCGACTGCGGCCTCGCCAGGGCGGAGCGGAGGCAGCACCAGCAAGAACACGCACATTAGGAAATCGAGGAGTGCCCAACTGAAGCTGGATGTCGACGAGGTTAGCAGCGGCGCGGCTCTAAGCCGGGCCTCTAGTGCCAGCTTGGGATTCTCTTTCTCCTTCACCGGCTTTGTGCCGCCGGATGAGGTCGCGGATATGATGCCGTTCAGTGACGATGACATGATTC CTGAGGATCTTGAAGCTGGCACAAGAAAGATGAAGATTCAAGCAGAGCCTACCTTGCCAATCTATCTCAAG TTCACAGAGGTGACATACAAGGTGATCCTCAAAGGAATGACATCAACAGTGGAGAAGGATATCTTGAATGGAATTTCCGGTTCAGTGAGTCCTGGAGAAGTTTTGGCATTGATGGGGCCCTCAGGAAGCGGAAAGACTACGCTTCTGAGCCTGCTTGGCGGCCGGTTGAGAGAGCCAACCCCTGGTGGTTTGGTTACTTACAACGACCAACCGTACTCCAAGTTCTTAAAAAGCAG GATAGGATTCGTGACTCAAGACGACGTTCTGTTTCCTCACCTTACAGTGAAAGAGACATTGAGATATGCAGCTCTGCTACGACTTCCAAAGACGCTGGCGAAAGAGGAAAAGGAGAAACGAGCCATAGATGTGATCTGCGAGCTGGGCTTGGAGAG GTGCCAGGACACAATGATCGGCGGGTCCTTTGTTCGAGGAGTTTCGGGGGGAGAGAGGAAGCGAGTCTGCATTGGCAATGAGATCATAATCAACCCTTCCCTGTTGTTTCTTGATGAACCAACCTCCGGCTTGGATTCCACAACTGCGTTGAGGATTGTTGAAATCTTGCACGATATAGCGGAg GCTGGGAAAACAGTGATAACCACAATCCACCAGCCATCAAGCAGACTCTTCCACAAGTTTGATAAGCTGATCCTTCTGGGAAAAGGGAGCTTGCTTTACTTCGGAAAGGCGTCGGAAGCAATGGTTTATTTCTCATCTATAGGATGCTCCCCACTCATCGCGATGAACCCGGCGGAGTTCCTTCTGGACCTTGCAAACGGAAACATAAACGACGTCTCCATACCATCAGAGTTGGAGGACAAAGTGCAGATGGAGAACTCGGAAGCAGAGACGAGGAATGGAAAGCCCTCTCCTGCAGTTGTACATGAG TATCTAGTGGAGGCTTACGAGACGCGAGTAGCGGACGATGAGAAAAAGAAACTGATGGTTCCTCTACCAATCGAAGAAGAACTGAAGTCGAAGATGCACACGTCAAAGAGAGAATGGGGAGCGAGCTGGTGGGAACAGTTCTCCATCTTGTTTCGGAGAGGGCTCAAAGAGCGGCGCCACGACTATTTTAGCTGGTTGAGGATTACGCAAGTTCTGACTACCGCGGTCATCTTAGGATTGCTATGGTGGCAGTCCGATAGCGATAGCCCCAAAGACTTGCGAGATCAG GCAGGGCTTCTTTTCTTCATTTCAGTCTTCTGGGGTTTTTTCCCAGTCTTCACAGCAATCTTCACATTTCCTCAAGAAAGAGCCATGCTGAACAAGGAACGGGCAGCCGATATGTACAGAATAAGCGCATATTTTGTGGCCAGGACCTCAAGTGACATCCCACTTGACCTATTAATGCCGGTTCTTTTCCTTGTCATCGTTTACTTCATGGCTGGATTGAGAAAGAGTGCTGGCCCATTTTTCCTAACCATGCTCACGGTGTTCCTTTGCATCGTGGCAGCTCAG GGGCTTGGACTCGCTATCGGGGCTACACTCATGGACTTGAAGAGAGCAACAACTTTGGCCTCTGTAACTGTGATGACCTTCATGTTGGCCGGTGGTTACTTCGTAAAG AACGTTCCGGTATTCATATCCTGGCTCCGCTATCTGTCTTTCAACTATCACACATACAAGCTTCTCCTGAAGGTGCAGTACGGGAACATCACGCCCGCAGTTGACGGGGTAAAAATAGACAGCTGCTTAACAGAAGTCTGTGCCCTCCTAGCTATGGTGGTTGGTTACCGGCTCCTGGCTTACCTATCTCTGCGAAGGAGGAAGCTCTAA
- the LOC131318536 gene encoding ABC transporter G family member 22-like isoform X2: MEKSNSTSSGILRTKSDQLVETVMAALKSPAASSDAPGGAETTGGGSGVLSRKSSKRLATAASPGRSGGSTSKNTHIRKSRSAQLKLDVDEVSSGAALSRASSASLGFSFSFTGFVPPDEVADMMPFSDDDMIPEDLEAGTRKMKIQAEPTLPIYLKFTEVTYKVILKGMTSTVEKDILNGISGSVSPGEVLALMGPSGSGKTTLLSLLGGRLREPTPGGLVTYNDQPYSKFLKSRIGFVTQDDVLFPHLTVKETLRYAALLRLPKTLAKEEKEKRAIDVICELGLERCQDTMIGGSFVRGVSGGERKRVCIGNEIIINPSLLFLDEPTSGLDSTTALRIVEILHDIAEAGKTVITTIHQPSSRLFHKFDKLILLGKGSLLYFGKASEAMVYFSSIGCSPLIAMNPAEFLLDLANGNINDVSIPSELEDKVQMENSEAETRNGKPSPAVVHEYLVEAYETRVADDEKKKLMVPLPIEEELKSKMHTSKREWGASWWEQFSILFRRGLKERRHDYFSWLRITQVLTTAVILGLLWWQSDSDSPKDLRDQAGLLFFISVFWGFFPVFTAIFTFPQERAMLNKERAADMYRISAYFVARTSSDIPLDLLMPVLFLVIVYFMAGLRKSAGPFFLTMLTVFLCIVAAQGLGLAIGATLMDLKRATTLASVTVMTFMLAGGYFVKNVPVFISWLRYLSFNYHTYKLLLKVQYGNITPAVDGVKIDSCLTEVCALLAMVVGYRLLAYLSLRRRKL, from the exons ATGGAGAAATCAAACTCCACTTCATCAGGGATACTAAGGACCAAGTCAGACCAACTAGTGGAGACGGTAATGGCGGCGTTGAAGTCGCCGGCAGCATCAAGTGACGCGCCCGGAGGGGCCGAAACAACAGGCGGCGGCAGCGGAGTGCTATCGAGGAAGTCCAGCAAGAGACTGGCGACTGCGGCCTCGCCAGGGCGGAGCGGAGGCAGCACCAGCAAGAACACGCACATTAGGAAATCGAGGAGTGCCCAACTGAAGCTGGATGTCGACGAGGTTAGCAGCGGCGCGGCTCTAAGCCGGGCCTCTAGTGCCAGCTTGGGATTCTCTTTCTCCTTCACCGGCTTTGTGCCGCCGGATGAGGTCGCGGATATGATGCCGTTCAGTGACGATGACATGATTC CTGAGGATCTTGAAGCTGGCACAAGAAAGATGAAGATTCAAGCAGAGCCTACCTTGCCAATCTATCTCAAG TTCACAGAGGTGACATACAAGGTGATCCTCAAAGGAATGACATCAACAGTGGAGAAGGATATCTTGAATGGAATTTCCGGTTCAGTGAGTCCTGGAGAAGTTTTGGCATTGATGGGGCCCTCAGGAAGCGGAAAGACTACGCTTCTGAGCCTGCTTGGCGGCCGGTTGAGAGAGCCAACCCCTGGTGGTTTGGTTACTTACAACGACCAACCGTACTCCAAGTTCTTAAAAAGCAG GATAGGATTCGTGACTCAAGACGACGTTCTGTTTCCTCACCTTACAGTGAAAGAGACATTGAGATATGCAGCTCTGCTACGACTTCCAAAGACGCTGGCGAAAGAGGAAAAGGAGAAACGAGCCATAGATGTGATCTGCGAGCTGGGCTTGGAGAG GTGCCAGGACACAATGATCGGCGGGTCCTTTGTTCGAGGAGTTTCGGGGGGAGAGAGGAAGCGAGTCTGCATTGGCAATGAGATCATAATCAACCCTTCCCTGTTGTTTCTTGATGAACCAACCTCCGGCTTGGATTCCACAACTGCGTTGAGGATTGTTGAAATCTTGCACGATATAGCGGAg GCTGGGAAAACAGTGATAACCACAATCCACCAGCCATCAAGCAGACTCTTCCACAAGTTTGATAAGCTGATCCTTCTGGGAAAAGGGAGCTTGCTTTACTTCGGAAAGGCGTCGGAAGCAATGGTTTATTTCTCATCTATAGGATGCTCCCCACTCATCGCGATGAACCCGGCGGAGTTCCTTCTGGACCTTGCAAACGGAAACATAAACGACGTCTCCATACCATCAGAGTTGGAGGACAAAGTGCAGATGGAGAACTCGGAAGCAGAGACGAGGAATGGAAAGCCCTCTCCTGCAGTTGTACATGAG TATCTAGTGGAGGCTTACGAGACGCGAGTAGCGGACGATGAGAAAAAGAAACTGATGGTTCCTCTACCAATCGAAGAAGAACTGAAGTCGAAGATGCACACGTCAAAGAGAGAATGGGGAGCGAGCTGGTGGGAACAGTTCTCCATCTTGTTTCGGAGAGGGCTCAAAGAGCGGCGCCACGACTATTTTAGCTGGTTGAGGATTACGCAAGTTCTGACTACCGCGGTCATCTTAGGATTGCTATGGTGGCAGTCCGATAGCGATAGCCCCAAAGACTTGCGAGATCAG GCAGGGCTTCTTTTCTTCATTTCAGTCTTCTGGGGTTTTTTCCCAGTCTTCACAGCAATCTTCACATTTCCTCAAGAAAGAGCCATGCTGAACAAGGAACGGGCAGCCGATATGTACAGAATAAGCGCATATTTTGTGGCCAGGACCTCAAGTGACATCCCACTTGACCTATTAATGCCGGTTCTTTTCCTTGTCATCGTTTACTTCATGGCTGGATTGAGAAAGAGTGCTGGCCCATTTTTCCTAACCATGCTCACGGTGTTCCTTTGCATCGTGGCAGCTCAG GGGCTTGGACTCGCTATCGGGGCTACACTCATGGACTTGAAGAGAGCAACAACTTTGGCCTCTGTAACTGTGATGACCTTCATGTTGGCCGGTGGTTACTTCGTAAAG AACGTTCCGGTATTCATATCCTGGCTCCGCTATCTGTCTTTCAACTATCACACATACAAGCTTCTCCTGAAGGTGCAGTACGGGAACATCACGCCCGCAGTTGACGGGGTAAAAATAGACAGCTGCTTAACAGAAGTCTGTGCCCTCCTAGCTATGGTGGTTGGTTACCGGCTCCTGGCTTACCTATCTCTGCGAAGGAGGAAGCTCTAA
- the LOC131318536 gene encoding ABC transporter G family member 22-like isoform X3: MTSTVEKDILNGISGSVSPGEVLALMGPSGSGKTTLLSLLGGRLREPTPGGLVTYNDQPYSKFLKSRIGFVTQDDVLFPHLTVKETLRYAALLRLPKTLAKEEKEKRAIDVICELGLERCQDTMIGGSFVRGVSGGERKRVCIGNEIIINPSLLFLDEPTSGLDSTTALRIVEILHDIAEAGKTVITTIHQPSSRLFHKFDKLILLGKGSLLYFGKASEAMVYFSSIGCSPLIAMNPAEFLLDLANGNINDVSIPSELEDKVQMENSEAETRNGKPSPAVVHEYLVEAYETRVADDEKKKLMVPLPIEEELKSKMHTSKREWGASWWEQFSILFRRGLKERRHDYFSWLRITQVLTTAVILGLLWWQSDSDSPKDLRDQAGLLFFISVFWGFFPVFTAIFTFPQERAMLNKERAADMYRISAYFVARTSSDIPLDLLMPVLFLVIVYFMAGLRKSAGPFFLTMLTVFLCIVAAQGLGLAIGATLMDLKRATTLASVTVMTFMLAGGYFVKNVPVFISWLRYLSFNYHTYKLLLKVQYGNITPAVDGVKIDSCLTEVCALLAMVVGYRLLAYLSLRRRKL; this comes from the exons ATGACATCAACAGTGGAGAAGGATATCTTGAATGGAATTTCCGGTTCAGTGAGTCCTGGAGAAGTTTTGGCATTGATGGGGCCCTCAGGAAGCGGAAAGACTACGCTTCTGAGCCTGCTTGGCGGCCGGTTGAGAGAGCCAACCCCTGGTGGTTTGGTTACTTACAACGACCAACCGTACTCCAAGTTCTTAAAAAGCAG GATAGGATTCGTGACTCAAGACGACGTTCTGTTTCCTCACCTTACAGTGAAAGAGACATTGAGATATGCAGCTCTGCTACGACTTCCAAAGACGCTGGCGAAAGAGGAAAAGGAGAAACGAGCCATAGATGTGATCTGCGAGCTGGGCTTGGAGAG GTGCCAGGACACAATGATCGGCGGGTCCTTTGTTCGAGGAGTTTCGGGGGGAGAGAGGAAGCGAGTCTGCATTGGCAATGAGATCATAATCAACCCTTCCCTGTTGTTTCTTGATGAACCAACCTCCGGCTTGGATTCCACAACTGCGTTGAGGATTGTTGAAATCTTGCACGATATAGCGGAg GCTGGGAAAACAGTGATAACCACAATCCACCAGCCATCAAGCAGACTCTTCCACAAGTTTGATAAGCTGATCCTTCTGGGAAAAGGGAGCTTGCTTTACTTCGGAAAGGCGTCGGAAGCAATGGTTTATTTCTCATCTATAGGATGCTCCCCACTCATCGCGATGAACCCGGCGGAGTTCCTTCTGGACCTTGCAAACGGAAACATAAACGACGTCTCCATACCATCAGAGTTGGAGGACAAAGTGCAGATGGAGAACTCGGAAGCAGAGACGAGGAATGGAAAGCCCTCTCCTGCAGTTGTACATGAG TATCTAGTGGAGGCTTACGAGACGCGAGTAGCGGACGATGAGAAAAAGAAACTGATGGTTCCTCTACCAATCGAAGAAGAACTGAAGTCGAAGATGCACACGTCAAAGAGAGAATGGGGAGCGAGCTGGTGGGAACAGTTCTCCATCTTGTTTCGGAGAGGGCTCAAAGAGCGGCGCCACGACTATTTTAGCTGGTTGAGGATTACGCAAGTTCTGACTACCGCGGTCATCTTAGGATTGCTATGGTGGCAGTCCGATAGCGATAGCCCCAAAGACTTGCGAGATCAG GCAGGGCTTCTTTTCTTCATTTCAGTCTTCTGGGGTTTTTTCCCAGTCTTCACAGCAATCTTCACATTTCCTCAAGAAAGAGCCATGCTGAACAAGGAACGGGCAGCCGATATGTACAGAATAAGCGCATATTTTGTGGCCAGGACCTCAAGTGACATCCCACTTGACCTATTAATGCCGGTTCTTTTCCTTGTCATCGTTTACTTCATGGCTGGATTGAGAAAGAGTGCTGGCCCATTTTTCCTAACCATGCTCACGGTGTTCCTTTGCATCGTGGCAGCTCAG GGGCTTGGACTCGCTATCGGGGCTACACTCATGGACTTGAAGAGAGCAACAACTTTGGCCTCTGTAACTGTGATGACCTTCATGTTGGCCGGTGGTTACTTCGTAAAG AACGTTCCGGTATTCATATCCTGGCTCCGCTATCTGTCTTTCAACTATCACACATACAAGCTTCTCCTGAAGGTGCAGTACGGGAACATCACGCCCGCAGTTGACGGGGTAAAAATAGACAGCTGCTTAACAGAAGTCTGTGCCCTCCTAGCTATGGTGGTTGGTTACCGGCTCCTGGCTTACCTATCTCTGCGAAGGAGGAAGCTCTAA
- the LOC131318537 gene encoding prolycopene isomerase, chloroplastic isoform X2, which translates to MGIHLMLGHLSCLVSVKRSGNLNLITQALAAIGCKMQVIPDPTTVHFHLPHNLSVQVHREYSEFITELISKFPHEKQGILKFYGECWKIFNALNSLELKSLEEPIYLFGQFFKKPLECLTLAYYLPQNAGDIARKFIKDPELLSFIDAECFIVSTVNAVQTPMINASMVLCDRHFGGINYPVGGVGGIAKSLAKGLVDQGSEILYKANVTNVIMEGGKAVGVRLSDGREFFAKTIVSNATRWDTFGKLLKGEDLPKEEQNFQKLYVKAPSFLSIHMGVKAEILPPDTDCHHFVLEDNWTSLEKPYGSIFLSIPTILDSSLAPKGRHILHIFTTASMEDWKGMSQEDYEAKKELVAEEIISRLEKKLFPGLKSSIVFKEVGTPKTHRRYLARDNGTYGPMPRGNLKGLLGMPFNTTAIDGLYCVGDSCFPGQGVIAVAFSGVMCAHRVAADIGIEKSSPVLDAALLRVLGWLRTLA; encoded by the exons ATGGGTATACATTTGATGTTGGGTCATCTGTCATGTTTGGTTTCAGTGAAAAGGTCA GGCAATTTAAATTTGATAACCCAAGCATTGGCAGCAATTGGGTGTAAGATGCAAGTGATACCTGATCCAACTACTGTTCATTTCCATCTACCCCATAATCTTTCTGTCCAAGTTCACAGAGAATACAGTGAATTCATCACAGAACTTATCAGTAAATTTCCCCATGAGAAGCAAGGGATTCTGAAATTTTACGGTGAATGTTGGAAG ATCTTCAATGCCTTGAACTCGTTGGAATTGAAGTCATTGGAGGAGCCAATCTACCTTTTTGGACAGTTTTTCAAGAAGCCTCTTGAATGCTTGACGCTTG CCTACTATTTGCCGCAAAATGCTGGTGACATAGCACGGAAATTCATAAAGGATCCTGAGTTGTTGTCCTTCATAGATGCTGAG TGTTTCATAGTGAGTACAGTTAATGCTGTACAGACACCAATGATAAATGCAAGCATG GTTCTCTGTGACAGGCATTTTGGGGGAATCAATTACCCTGTTGGCGGGGTTGGTGGAATTGCCAAGTCCTTAGCAAAAGGTTTAGTTGATCAGGGCAGTGAAATACTTTACAAAGCTAATGTGACAAACGTTATAATGGAAGGTGGAAAGGCT GTGGGAGTGAGATTGTCCGATGGAAGAGAGTTCTTTGCCAAAACCATTGTATCAAATGCCACTAGATGGGATACGTTTG gCAAGCTTCTAAAAGGAGAAGATCTTCCTAAAGAagaacaaaatttccaaaaactgTATGTCAAGGcaccctcttttctttccattcacATGGGGGTTAAAGCTGAGATTTTGCCGCCAGATACGGATTGCCATCATTTTGTTCTTGAG GATAACTGGACAAGTTTGGAGAAGCCATATGGGAGCATATTTTTGAGCATTCCAACTATTCTTGACTCATCATTGGCTCCAAAAGGGCGCCATATTCTTCACATATTTACAACTGCTTCCATGGAAGACTGGAAG GGCATGTCTCAAGAGGACTATgaggcaaagaaagagctcgTGGCTGAGGAAATCATTAGCAGATTGGAAAAGAAACTGTTTCCTGGGCTTAAATCTTCTATTGTTTTCAAGGAG GTTGGGACACCAAAGACACACAGGAGATACCTGGCTCGGGATAATGGTACCTATGGACCTATGCCACGTGGGAATCTTAAAGGCTTATTGGGAATGCCATTTAACACGACT GCTATTGATGGTTTGTACTGTGTTGGAGATAGTTGCTTTCCGGGACAAGGTGTTATAGCAGTAGCATTCTCCGGAGTAATGTGTGCTCATCGTGTAGCTGCTGACATCG GGATTGAGAAGAGTTCCCCCGTATTGGATGCTGCTCTTCTTAGAGTACTTGGTTGGTTAAGGACGTTGGCATAA